The genomic segment TGCACGAGGGCGTCGTAGCCGTCCAGGCCGGCGTGCGTGGCCACCGCGACGCCGGCTTCGGCGGCCAGGCCCCAGAACGGGTCGTAGGCCGGGTCGAACGGCGAGCGGTAGCCGCCGGCCACCGGCACCGGCGCGTTGCGCACGTTCACGACGAGGGCACCGGCGTCGATGAGGCGGCGCAGTTCCTCGGCGGCGAACGCCGGGTCGAGCAGCGGGATGTAGGGCACCGCGAACAGGCGGTTCTCGTAGCGGAAGCCCCAGTCGTCGTCCAGCCACCGGTTGAACGCCTGGAACACCTTTCCGGCGGCGTCGGTGTCGCGCTTGAGCGCGTCCTCGAGGCCGACACCGAGGGTCGGGAACACCAGCATGGCGGCGAGGCCCTGCTCGTCCATCACCCGCAGCCGGGCCGCGCGGTCGTGGTACTCGGCGGGCAGCGGCTCCAGCTCACCGAACGCGTCCTTGATCTGCTGCTGGCGCGGGTTGCCCCGGTACCAGTCGTACAGCGCGCCCGGCTTCGCGACGGGATCGAACGTCGGGTTGGCGATGTAGGAGTTGAGGGTGCCGCCCACGAGCAGGCGCCGCCGGCCGTTCACCTCGGCCCAGCGGACCCCCCGGTTGCGCAGCGAGGGGTCCTGGTATCTCGTGAAGGCATCCTCGGCCTCGTAGTAGTGGTTGTCGAAGTCGAAGATCCATGGCTTGGTCGCCGGGCTGGTCACGATCCACCTCGCTTCCCGATCACTGTCTCAGGTCGATACTTCGACGCCAACCCTTCAAAGTCGACGTCGATGTCAATAATAGGCTACCGGCCGCTTCGGCGCTGGCGCTCTCGGTCGGTCTGGCCGGTGACCTCAGTCGGTCTGGCCGGTGATGAGCGCTGCCTGCAGGCCCGCGTCCACCGGGATGTTCACGCCGTTGAGGTAGCCCGCGGCGTCCGAGCCGAGGAAGGCCAGGATCCGCGCGACCTCGGCCGGCGTGGCCGCCCGCCCGTTACCCTGCCGAACCGACCAGTCGATGAGCTCGTCGGTCATCGTCACCCGGAAGTCGCTCAGCAGCGGCGTGCTGACCGGGCCGGGGCAGGCGCTGTTGATCCGTGTCCGCGCCCAGCTGGCCCCGCGCGCCGCGTAGTGCGTGTAGAGCTGGGTGCACTCCTTGGACAGCGCGTACGGGTCGGCGGCCAGGTCGGGATGGGCGTCGAGCCAGGCCAGGGCCTCGTCCCAGTCGTCGATCGCCAGCAGCTTGAGCAGCTCGTCCTTGTGCGCCTGCCAGCCGATGCCGGCCATGGACGAGGTGATGACGACGGCCGCGCCAGCCGGCATCTGCGCCGTCAGCTCCTGCGTCAGCCGCCGGACCGCCAGGTAGTTCACGCTGAACACAACCGGTGCCGGCTGCGTGCCCGCGACACCTGCGTTGTTGAACAGCACGTGGACGGGGCCCTCGATCGCGGCCACGGCCGCGTCGACACCGGCCTGGGACGACAGGTCGGCCTCGATGAAGTGGTCGACCTTGGCATCCGGAGGATTACGGTCGATCACGGTGATGTCGGCCGCACCGAGATCCTGGAGCAGGTCGAGCAGGGCCGCGCCGATGCCAGAGGCCCCGCCGGTGACGACCACCCGCCGCCCGCGGTAGCCGAACGGATTTTCCACGTGAACCTCCGGTGCGGAATGCCTTATGCCGAGGCCGAGAGCAGGTCGAGGACACCCAGGTCGCGAATCGCGCGGGCCGCGTTGGTGGCCATCGACAGGAACATCCGATCGGAGCTGTCTGTGCGCGGAGCACTCGCGTACACGCAGCCGATCATCGTGATCAGCGGACCCTGCAGCATTCCGCGGCGGTAGTCCTCGAAACAGTCCGCGCCCGAGTAGCCGGTCACGCCGTACTCGACGAGCTGGTCGTGATACGCGGCGACCAGCTCCACCTCCTGGGCCCGCCGCGCCGCCGGCGCGAGCGCGGTGGACAGGAAGTAGGCGAGGTCCCGCCCCGGAAAACCGATCTCCAGCGTCTGCCAGTCGACGGCCTGGACGTCCGAGTCGCCGGTGAACAGAAGGTTGTCGAGCCGATAGTCCCCGTGGATCAGGGAATGGCGGGTGGCCGTGTGCCGGCCCCAGCCGCTGACGAGTGCCGCCGCGCGCAGCAGCGTCTCGGCGTCCTCCGGCTCGAGCTGCTCCCGGTACCTCTCGGTGAACTCGGCGGCCGCCGCCGTCACGACCTTGCCGAGGTAGGCCATGCCGCGTTCGTCCGCGCGGACCGGCCAGGCCGTGTCCCTCCCGAGCGGGGCGTCCTTCCCGAAGCCCTCCTCCCCGCTCAGGTTCTCGGCGTTCCAGAACGGGGCGTGCAGGCCCGCGAGGTTGCGCACGGCGATCGTCGCCCGCGCCTGCGAGCAGCCGTCGAGCTGGCTGCCGGCTTCGGCCGGATACGCGTCGTCGAGCACCAGGGTGAACCGGAGCAGGTCGTCGCTGACCGCGGCGTACCAGCAGCGGGGCGTCCGAATCGCCGCCCGGTGCGCGAAGTAGGCGTAGAAACCGACCTCGTTGCGGTAGGCGGACCGCAGCCGCCGGCGGACGTCCGGCGCACCGGCGGCCATCTTGACCACCAGGCTGGCCGGCGCCCCACGTCCGTCCGCCCCACGTCCGTCGAGGTGGAAGCGGTAGCTGACGGCCGTCTGGCCGGTGCCGACCGGCTCGAACCGCACCCCGGTCACCTCGGCGTCGAGACCGCCCGCCCGCAGGACGTCGGTCATCCAGGCCGGCGTGATCTCGGCGGGGTCGTCGACGATCCCGGGGCCGCCACCCAGGACCGCCGCCTGCCCTGACGCGGCTGGTGCGGCTGGTGCGCGAACGTCACCGGTCATGCGACCCGCCCGGGGTTCGCCGGCAGGTCACGGACGGCCGCCGGACGGATATCGCGGTACGCGTCCACCACCGAGGTGAGCTCCGTCGGTGTCGCGCCGTGCATGATCACACCCGTCACACCCAGGTCGAACTGGCGGGCGACGGCGTCGGCGCACTGCCGCGGGCTGCCGGTCGCGCTGGTCGCGATCCACTCCGCCGGAATCAGCGTGGCGAGATGCTCGAGCTCGGCGGTGGTCGCCTTGGCGTCGAAGGCGCCCTTGAAGCCGCGGACGAACGTGTCGGCCCGGAAACGCTCCAGCACCGCAGGGTCCCAGTCGTTGACCCGCACCATCAGGTCGCCGTAGCCCTGCAGGTAGGAGGCGAGCCGACCGATGGTCTTGAGCAGCCGCCGGTCCTCGGGGATCTCGTCGGAGACGGTGGCGAGCACCGACCACACCCGCACCTCGGCCGGGTCTCGCCCCACCGACTTCGCTCCCCGCGCGACAGCGGCGAGCGCCTCGGTGACAGCGGCGTCCGAGTAGAAGGTGTGCAGCACGACCGCGTCGAGGCAGCGGCCGGCGAGCTCCAGGGTTCGGGTGCCGAGCGCGGCGATGAGGATCGGGATGTCCTCGTCGAAGTCCCGGTCCTGGTGCAGATAGGGGAACTTGCCGGCCGGGCCGTCGTGGCCGAGCACCATCTCGCCCTTCCACAGCCGGCGCAGCAGGCCGACGACGTCCTCGATCTGCGCGCCGGTGATCGGCGCCAGGCCGAGCGCCTTGAACAGGCCGTCGAAGCCGCGGCCGAGTCCGAGCGCGAACCGGCCGCCGGTAAGGCGGTGCATCGTGGTCGCCATCGTCGCGGTGACGATCGGGTGGCGGGTGTTGTGGTTCGTCGCGGCGGTCGCGATGCCGATCTTGTCGCTGACCGCGCCGGCGGCGCCGGAGAGGGTGGCCGCGTCCTTGGTGGAGAACCGCTCCGAGATGAACGCGGCGCCCAGGCCCAGCTCCTCGGCCTTGCGCACCTCGTCGACCAGGTCGCGCGGGCTCCCGCTGTGCCCGGCCAGGGTGTAGAAGCCGAGCTCGCTGAGCTGGTCTGTGGCCTGCGTGGTCTGTGTTGTCATCTCAGGCTCCCCGGGGTGGAACCGGCCGGCAGGTTGACCGTCTGGTAGGTCAGGTAGGCCGCGAGTGCCTCCGGGCCCAGCTCGCGGCCGATCCCGGAATCCTTGACCCCACCGAACGGCGCGACGTTGTCGAGCATGAACATGTTGACGCCGAGCACGCCGACGTCGATCCGGTCGGCCAGGGCGTAGCCCGCCTCGACGTCGGACGTCCAGATCGTGCCACCCAGCCCGTAGCGGGTGCCGTTGGCGATCGCGACCGCGTCATCCACCGTGTCGTAGGGGATGACGGTCAGCACCGGGCCGAAGATCTCCTCCTGGGCGATCCGCATCGCCGGGTCGACGTCGGTGAAGACGGTCGGTTCGACGAAGAAGCCGCGTGCCTGCCCGGCGGGCCGGCCGCCTCCGAGAGCCAGCGTGGCGCCCTCGTCCCGCCCGATCCCGATGTACTCCTCGACCCGGTCCCGCTGCCGGGCGCTGGCCAGCGGCCCGAGTCCGGTGGCCTCGTCCAGCGGATCACCGACCTTCAGCGCGCCGACCGCCGCGAGCAGGCCCTCGACCAGCTCGGCGTGGCGGTCACGGGGTGTCAGGATGCGGGTCTGCGCGACGCAGGCCTGCCCGTTGAGCATGAAGCCGTACTGCAGGATCCCGGGCAGCGCACGGCCGAGGTCCGCGTCCGGGAGCACGAGTGCCGCGCCCTTGCCGCCGAGCTCCAGGCTCACCGGGCGCAGCAGCTCCCCGCACAGCGAGGCGATGCGCCGGCCGGCCGCGGTGCTGCCGGTGAACGAGATCTTGTCGACGCCCGGGTGGGTCACCAGGTACTCGCTGACGTCCCGGTCGGCCGGGACGACATTGAGCACACCGGGTGGCAGGTCGGCGTCCGCGGCGGCGTCGGCGAGGATCTGCAGGGACAGCGGGGCGTCCGGCGCCGGCTTGAGCACGACGGTGCAGCCGGCGAGCAGCGCCGGGCCCAGCTTGAGCGCGCTCAGGTAGAGCGGCACGTTCCAGGCCACGATCGCGCCCACGACCCCCACCGGGCGCCGCCGCACGACGGTCGGCCCGAGCATTCCCGCCCTGGTCTCGGTGAAGGCGATCTCGGGGGCGAGCCCGGCGTAGTAGTCCAGCGTCATCGTCGCCATCAGCACCTGCGCCAGCCGGGCGGCGGCGACGGGGGTGCCGTTCTCCTGGCTGATCGTGACGGCGAGTTCCTCGGAGCGCGCCTGCAGCGCCTTCGACAGCCGGCCCAGTGCCGCGCCGCGCTCGGCCGGGTCCAGCCGGGGCCACGGCCCGGAGTCGAAGGCGGCGCGGGCGGCGGCGACGGCCCGGTCGATGTCCGCGCGCTGCCCCACCGGCACCGAGCCGACGACCTCCTCGCTGCCGGCGGAGATCACCTCGAACACCTCGGTGCCGGCCGGGGCGGTCCAGCGCCCGTCGATGTAGAGCTCGTTACGCGCGCTCACCGCTCTCCTCCACTTCGTGGTCTTCTTTGACGTCTTCGGTCGGCGCCGGCGACCCGGCCTGAGCGGCCGGCGACCCGGCCTGAGCGGCCGGTGGCTCCGCGCCCGGTAGCTCCGCGGCCGGTGGCTCCGCGGCCAGGCGGTCGAGGTACTGCTGGCGGAGCGGGACCTTGTAGAGCTTTCCCGTCGGCAGCCGCGGCAGCTCCGCCGCGAAGTCGACGACCCGCGGCACCTTCGGCCCGGCGAGGTGCGCCCGGACATGGGCGCGCAGCTGTTCGGCCAGCTCCGGTGTCGGCTCCGCCCCCGCGACGGGCTGGACGACCGCCTGCACGTACTCGCCCATCTCCGGGTCGGGCAACCCGAAGACGGCCACGTCCTCGACGTCCGGGTGGATCGTGAGGCAGGCCTCGATCTCCGCCGGGTAGATGTTCACCCCACCCGAGATGATGGTGAACGCGCTGCGGTCGGTGAGGTAGAGGTATCCGTCCTCGTCGACGTAGCCCATGTCCCCCAGCGACAGCCAGTTGGCGTGCTCGGGGTGGCGGGCCGACAGCGTCTTCTCCGCGTCGTTGTGGTACTCGAACACGGTGTCCTCGCGTTCGAAGTAGATCGAGCCCGTCTCACCGACGGGCAGCTCGGCGCCGTCCGGGCCGCAGACACGGATCCTGCCCAGTGACGCCCGGCCGACCGACCCGGGGCGTTCGAGCCACTCCGCCGACGAGATCACCGTCATGCCGGCGCCCTCGGTGCCGGAGTAGTACTCGGTCACGATCGGGCCGAACCAGTCGATGATCTGCCGCTTCACCGGCACCGGGCACGGCGCTCCGGCGTGCAGGACCCGCTGCAGGCTGGAAAGGTCGTAGCGCCGGCGGATCTCCTCCGGGAGCTTCAGCAGCCGGACGAACATCGTCGGCACCGCCTGCAGGTGGGTGACCCGCTCCCGCTCGATCACCTCGAGCATCTCCCGGGCGTCGAACTTCTCCATGATCACCACGGTGGCGCCCAGCTCGTGTGCTCCGCGCACCCAGCCCAGCGGGGCCGCGTGGTAGAGCGGCGCCGGGCACAGATACACCGAGCGCTCGTTCATGCCGGCGAGGCTGCGGCACATCCGCGCGCCCTTCGCCACGATGGGCACGCTGCCGTCCAGCTCCTGCAGCGGCCGCTTGATCCCCTTCGGCCGCCCCGTCGTGCCCGAGGAGTAGAGCATCAGCTCGCCCAGCACCGGCCGCGCGGGGCTCTCGGCGGGCACCGCGGCGATCGCGGCCTCGTAGGCCTCGAACCCGTCGGCGCCGCCGCCGTCGGCGCCCTCCCGGACGCCGTCAATCATCAGACGGGTGGCGCAGCCCGGCACCTCACGTGCCGCGGGAACCGCGGTCGCGGCGAGCGTCGCCGTCGTCACCAGCGCGCAGGCTCCCGAGTCGCGCAGGATGTAGGCGATCTCCTCGGCGGTCCCATAGCGGTTGATAGCCGTCAGGTACAGGCCCGAGCGCACCGCCGCCCACAGCACCTCCATGAACCGCGGATGGTTCTCCGCCAGCAGCGCGACGACGTCGCCGGCGACCAGCCCTCGGTCACTCAGGAGCCGGGCCAGTCGGGCGGACCGCTCGTTGAGGGCGCCATAGGTGATGACCTGCCGACCGCGAGCCATGACCAGCGCGGGCCGGTCCGGATCGTAGGTCGCGTAGCCGCTGGGATCTGCCACGTAGCCGCTGGGCTGCATATGTCCTCGTGTCCTCCAGCCTCACCGGCGAGGTGCTGGTCCCCCGACCGTGATGGACGTGGACGGCGTGGGAATGGGATGTTCGGTCTCTGGTCGGTGCGTCGGGGCAGCGCCACGAAAGATCGGTCCGCCGCCGCGGGAGCGAGCGTAACGCACCTTGATATCGATGTCGACATCGAGACCGGTTGGCGGCTATCGTGAGCCCGGTCCGGCCCGCACCACAGCCGGCCCGCACCACATTTCCAGCCCGCACCACATATCCAGCCCGCACCACATCGCCGCACGACCCGACCGCCGCACGACCCGATCGCCACACGAGCCGCACGACCCGATCGCCGCAAGTCCCGGCATCACGTCGCCGCCGCACGTCCCGGCATCACGTCACGGCATCACGTCACGGAAGGTGTCCAAGGTGGCTTCCGCGCACCCGTCCCCCGCCGCTCCGGTCGCTCACGACCGGCCCTGGCCGCTCGACCTCGGCGTGATCGACACCCTGGTAGGGCTCCCCCAGGACCCGGCCGCGCTGTACCGGCAGATCCGCTCGGTGCTGCGCGACAAGGAGTCGCGCGAGGACTTCGTGATGCCCGCGTCGTACATGTTCCACGACGTGCCGACCACCCACGAGGCGCAGGACGCGGACCCGGTGGCCCTCGTGCTCGGCGAGATGGACCGCCACGGCCTCGACGTCGCGCTGATCAGCCTGAGCGCGAACACCGAGGTCGCCCAGCGCGCGCTCACCGAACACCCGGGCCGGTTCGTCGCCTCGTGGACCTGCGACCCGAACCAGGGCATGGCGGGGCTGCGCACCCTCGTCCGCATGCACGAGGAATGGGGTGTCCGCGCCGTCTCGCTGTTCCCGCACGGGGTCTCCCCGCAGGTCGCCATCGACGCGCCGCAGATGTACCCGATCTACGCCAAGTGCGTCGAGCTGGAGATCCCCGTCTTCGTCTCGGTCGGGATCGCCGGCCCCCGGGTCCCGTCCATGGTGCAGCGGGTCGAGCTCATCGACCAGGTGATGTACGACTTCCCCGAGCTCGTCTTCGTGATGCGCCACGGCGCCGAGCCGTGGACGGACCTCGCGGTGAAGCTGATGCTCAAATGGCCGAACCTCTACTACTCGACCAGCGCCTTCTCGCCGCGCTACTACCCGGCGAACATCATCGACTACGCCAACACCCGCGGCGCAGACAAAATCATCTACGGCGGCTACTTCCCGATGGGGCTGAGCCTCGACCGGATCATGACGGAGCTGGCCCAGGTCCCCCTCAAGGCGGAGGTGTGGCCGAAGTTCCTGCGCGAGAACGCCGCCCGCGTTCTCGGCCTCGGCGACACCGACAGGAAGACCCCGTGAACCTCGCCTTCTCCGACGAGCAGAACGAGCTGCGCCGGACGGTCCGCGACTTCCTCGACAAGAACTCGCCGGAGACCGAGGTCCGGCGCCTCATGGAGACGTCCGAGGGCTACGACCCGGACGTCTGGCACCAGCTCGCCGCCGAGCTGGGCATCGCGGGGCTGGCACTGCCCGAGGAGTACGGCGGCGCGGGCTGCGGATTCGTCGAGCTGGGCATCGTCCTGGAGGAGGCGGGGCGTGCGCTGCTGTGCGCGCCGCTGCTGTCGACCGTGGTCCTCGCCGCCTCCACCCTGCTCGAGCTGGGTGACGCGGGCGCCTGCGCCGACTACCTGCCCGGCATCGCCGACGGGACGACGCTGGCCACCCTCGCGCTCACCGAGTCCACCGGCCGCTGGGACGACCCCCACGCCATCACCTGCGCCGCGTCCCCGTCCCCGAGCGCGGGCTCGGGCTCGGGCTCGGGCGGCTGGACCGTCTCGGGCCGCAAGTCGTTCGTGCCCGACGGGCAGACCGCCGCGCTGCTGCTCGTCGTGGCCCGCACCGACGCCGGCCTGAGCGTGTTCGCGGTCGCCGCCGACGCCCCGGGGGTGCGGCGCGAACCCCGCGCGACGCTCGACCAGACCCGCCGGCAGGCCGACCTCACCTTCACCGCAGCCCCCGCCCGCCTGATCGGCACCGACGGCGCGGCCTGGCCGGCCCTGGAGCGCGTGCTCGACCTCGCCGCGATCGCCGTCGCCACCGAACAGGTCGGCGCCGCGTCGCGGGTGCTGGACATGGCCGTCGACTACGCGAAGACCCGAGTCCAGTTCGGCCGGCCGATCGGCGCGTTCCAGGCCATCAAACACAAGCTCGCCGACCTGCACCTGGCCGTCGAGTCGGCGCGTTCGGCCGCCTACCACGGCCTGTGGGCCGCGGCCGAGAGCCCGCTCGAGCTGCCGGCGGCGGCCAGCCTCGCCAAGGCCTGCTGCGGCGACGCGTTCGTCACCGCCGCCACCGAGAACATCCAGGTGCACGGCGGCATCGGCTTCACCTGGGAGCACCCGGCCCACCTCTACCTGAAGCGGGCCCACAGCTCCCGTCAGCTGTTCGGCAACGCGGCGCAGCACCGCCAGCGCCTCGCCCAGGTGCTGCTCGCCGAACTCCCCGCCTGACGCACCCCACCATCCTTCTCGTAGCCGAACCCTCATGAATCCCAGCGGAGGCGCAGACCCGATGCCGAACCCAGCCGCCCCGGTGTCCGACCGGCCCGCCGAGGGGCGGTCGGAGTTCCAGGCCCGTGTCCACGAGTGGTTCGCCGCCAACGCGCCACGCAAGGGCTCACCGGAGGACTTCTCCGCGGTGCACATCGTCAGCGCCGCCACCGCCGAGGAGTACCGCGCGCAGGAACAGCACGCGATCTCCGTGACCCGCGCGTGGCAGCGCAGGCTCTTCGACGCCGGCCTCGCCGGCCGCTCGTGGCGGCCCGAGTACGGCGGGCACGGCGCACCCGACTGGCAGGACGAGGTCGTCATCGAGGAGCAGGCCCGCTGGGGCGTGTCGACGAAGATGTTCGCCGTCGGCCTGGAGATGGTGCCCGCGGTGCTGTTCGGGCACGGCACGCACGAGCAGCGCGCCACCTTCCTGCCGCCGATTCTGCGCGGCGAGCACAGCTGGTGCCAGCTGCTGTCCGAGCCGGGCGCCGGCTCCGACCTCGCCAACGTGCAGACCCGGGCGACCCCGGTCGACGGCGGCGGCTGGTCCGTCACCGGCCAGAAGGTGTGGACGTCCAACGCCGGGTGCAGCGAGTACGCGCTGCTCATCGCGCGCACCGGCAGCCGGGAGGAGGGCCGTGCGGGCCTGTCCTGCTTCCTGCTGGACATGGCGCAGCCCGGTGTCGACATCCGGCCGCTGCGGCAGATGTCCGGGGCCTACCACTTCAACGAGGTGTTCCTCGACGACGCCCACGTGCCGGAGAACGGTCTCATCGGCGCCCCCGGCGAGGGCTGGGCCGTGCTGCGCACGATGCTCGCGAGCGAACGCGCCGCGATCGGCGGCGGCACCAGCGCCCGCTCCGCCACCCAGCTCGTCGGCCTGGCCCGCACCCTCGGCTGCGACGGCGACCCGGTCGTGCGGGACCTGCTGGCCCAGGCCGCCATCCGGGAGCGCACCCTCGACCTGCTGCGCGCCCGCATCGCCGCCGGCCACGCCGTCGCCGCCGCCGGCCCGACCACGAAACTGCTGTACTCCGAGCACGCCCGCCTCAGCGCCGACGCCGCGACCACCATCCTCGGGATGGCCGCGACCGTCGTCGACGACGAGGTCTCCGCCCCGTGGATCGAACGGCTGCTGTTCGCCCCCGGCCTGCGCCTGGGCGGCGGCACCGACGAGATCCAGCGCAACGCCATCGCCGAACGAGGCCTCGGCCTCCCCCGCTGAGCGGCCGCAGGCACCTCGTTCGATCGACGGAGACTGGCGCGGTGCCGCCGGATCGTCCGCGCCGTCGCAGAGAGCCCGCCCCGCTGGTTACGCCCGGACCAGGGTGACGGTGCGTCCAGCGGGGCTCGTCGCGGTGGTGATGACCGTGCGCTCGACGATGTCCTCGGCGTTCGGACGCTGATCGAAGATGACGAGAACGCCGGTGGCCAGGCCCAGGCGGTCGAGGTAGCGGTCGAGTTGACCCAGACCCGCGCGCAGCGGGTCGGCCCGGCCCTCGCGCCACACCTTGAGCTCAAGAGCCTCCCGCTGGAGGCGGCGGGTGCCGTCCTCGGCGGTGTGTGGCCAGCGGATCAGCAGGTCCGTACGCCCGGTGCCGACGCCGTACTCCCGGTCGACGTAGCCACCGCCGTTCACGACCCGCTGCAGAAAACCCATGAGCACCAGCTGGGGCGCCGCCTCGTGGTAGTAGTCACGAGAGGTGAGGAACTCGCCGTGCTCCATCCAGAATTCGGTGAACTCGCTGATCATTTTCGGCAGGTCGAAGGTGCCGTCGGGGCGCACGAACGACCGCGGGTCCGCGGTCACGCTTTCCTGGCGCGAGCAAGGATGAGCCGCTCCTTGGCCTGCTCCACATGGTCTGTGGTGATCGGCTCGACGGGTGGGACTCCGATCTCCTCGACGATCTCACGGGCGAGCGCGTTGACCAGCCACGGCTGGCCGGCGGTGAGCTCGACTGCCCGATCGACGGCGGCCGACGTGAACTCCCGGCCGGTCTCGGAAGTGTGCTGCGCGTAGAGATCCCGCACCTCGTTCGCGGTGAAGTCCCCCAGCCGCAGCGACTCCAGCTTGATGTTGAACGGGCTGGACGTCCCCAGCCGCGACGGATCCCCACCAGACGCGGCTTTGTAGTCGCGGACGTCGCGCAGCCCGCGCAGGGCGACCGAGGCGGGAAAGCTGTCAGGACGTCCACGGAAACCATCTCGGAGCTGGCTGAGCACGCTGATCAGAGTCAGCCCGCGCAGAGAGTCGATCTCGTCGAAGAACAGCACCAGCGGCCGCGGGCAGGCCTGCGCCCACGCTGTCAGGGCCGCTACGAGCAGGGCTCCTTCCGCGGCCTCGGGCCAGGCCGGAGGCCGCAGCGGGAGCGGCAGTGCTCGATCGGCCTCCGCCCGGATTCGTTCCAGGACCGCACGGGTCGCCGCGCTGATGTCGTCCTCCCACGCCCGCCCGGCCTCGCAGGAGAACAGCAGCGCGGCCTACCGGCCGGTCGCGGTCAGCTCACGGGCGAGCGCTTCCAGCGTCGTCGTCTTGCCCCGTTCGTCCGACGACGCCTGACAGAGTCCTACCGCAGGACGGTCGCGGTGAGGGTGTCGACGATCCAGTGTTCCCACCGGTCCGGCGTCCAGCCACAGTCGGCGAGCAGGTGGAACACCTCGACGCTGTTCAGGGCGAAGAAGATGTCGGTGGCCTCGTCCACGGTCAGTCCTTCGCGTAGGCCCTGCTTGGCGGCGAGCTGTTCGGCGAGGACGCGCATGGCGGTGAGGCGTTGCCGCTGGTTGGCCTCCCACTGATCGGCCATGTCCGGATCGGTACCGGCGGCGTCGCGGACGATCCGCATGATCGGTGCGATACGAATGAAGATCGCCCGGCTGTTGGCGATCCAGATGGCCAGGGCCCTGCGGGCGTCGGGCTCCTCGCGCATCCGTTCCAGCCAGGGCCGCTCCAGCACCGCGGCGGGCTCGTCGTCGCCGGCCGCGAGGATGTCCACGCCCTCTTTGAGCACGGTGCGTTTGTTGCCGAAGTGGAAGTAGACGGTCTGGACCGCCACACCGGCCTGGGCGGCGATCTCGTCCAACCGGGTGGCCGCGTATCCCTGCCGCAGGAACAGGTCCAGGCCCGCTTCGACGATCCGTCGCCGGGTGGCGCGGGCCTGCTCCCCGCGGCGCGCGCCGCGCTTCGCCACGCTCTTGACATCGTCCGCCACGCGCTGCACTCTACGCTGGACGAAACATTAGAGCTGACTCTAGAGTTCGGTCGCAGACATCTTGGAGGGGATCTGCATGGGTACCGACGTGGGCCAACTACGCGGGTTTCATCACGTGAAACTCCCGGTCGCGGACATTGCGCGCAGCCGCGCCTGGTATCAGCGGGTGCTCGGCTTCGAGGTCGCGCTGGAGTTCGTCGAGGACGGCGTACTGATGGGCCTCGCGCTGCGCGACCCGTCCGGCACGGTGGAGCTGGCCATCCGGGCCGACGCGACACGGGCCGCCGCGCTCGCCGGGTTCGACCCGATCGCCCTCGGCGTGCCCGACGGGGCCTGCCTGCGGACCTGGGAGCAACGCCTTGACGACCTCGGTGAGCCGCACGGCGGGGTGGTCACCGGCCGCAGCGGATCGGTTCTCATCGGCCTGCACGACCCGGACGGCATCGAGATCCGCCTCTACACAGAGCACAACCACGAAGCAGGGAACCCGCGATGAGTTCCGCCCCGCACAGCCACTAGCGGCAGGCAAGACCGCCGAATCACCGGGATCCGGATCGCGGGACGACACTTCAATCCATTTCAGAGGGTGCTGCCATGGTGGACCAGGAACGGGCGATAATGCTGCGACGCACCGAATGGTGGCT from the Parafrankia irregularis genome contains:
- a CDS encoding acyl-CoA synthetase; amino-acid sequence: MQPSGYVADPSGYATYDPDRPALVMARGRQVITYGALNERSARLARLLSDRGLVAGDVVALLAENHPRFMEVLWAAVRSGLYLTAINRYGTAEEIAYILRDSGACALVTTATLAATAVPAAREVPGCATRLMIDGVREGADGGGADGFEAYEAAIAAVPAESPARPVLGELMLYSSGTTGRPKGIKRPLQELDGSVPIVAKGARMCRSLAGMNERSVYLCPAPLYHAAPLGWVRGAHELGATVVIMEKFDAREMLEVIERERVTHLQAVPTMFVRLLKLPEEIRRRYDLSSLQRVLHAGAPCPVPVKRQIIDWFGPIVTEYYSGTEGAGMTVISSAEWLERPGSVGRASLGRIRVCGPDGAELPVGETGSIYFEREDTVFEYHNDAEKTLSARHPEHANWLSLGDMGYVDEDGYLYLTDRSAFTIISGGVNIYPAEIEACLTIHPDVEDVAVFGLPDPEMGEYVQAVVQPVAGAEPTPELAEQLRAHVRAHLAGPKVPRVVDFAAELPRLPTGKLYKVPLRQQYLDRLAAEPPAAELPGAEPPAAQAGSPAAQAGSPAPTEDVKEDHEVEESGERA
- a CDS encoding acyl-CoA dehydrogenase family protein, whose amino-acid sequence is MNLAFSDEQNELRRTVRDFLDKNSPETEVRRLMETSEGYDPDVWHQLAAELGIAGLALPEEYGGAGCGFVELGIVLEEAGRALLCAPLLSTVVLAASTLLELGDAGACADYLPGIADGTTLATLALTESTGRWDDPHAITCAASPSPSAGSGSGSGGWTVSGRKSFVPDGQTAALLLVVARTDAGLSVFAVAADAPGVRREPRATLDQTRRQADLTFTAAPARLIGTDGAAWPALERVLDLAAIAVATEQVGAASRVLDMAVDYAKTRVQFGRPIGAFQAIKHKLADLHLAVESARSAAYHGLWAAAESPLELPAAASLAKACCGDAFVTAATENIQVHGGIGFTWEHPAHLYLKRAHSSRQLFGNAAQHRQRLAQVLLAELPA
- a CDS encoding amidohydrolase family protein; this encodes MASAHPSPAAPVAHDRPWPLDLGVIDTLVGLPQDPAALYRQIRSVLRDKESREDFVMPASYMFHDVPTTHEAQDADPVALVLGEMDRHGLDVALISLSANTEVAQRALTEHPGRFVASWTCDPNQGMAGLRTLVRMHEEWGVRAVSLFPHGVSPQVAIDAPQMYPIYAKCVELEIPVFVSVGIAGPRVPSMVQRVELIDQVMYDFPELVFVMRHGAEPWTDLAVKLMLKWPNLYYSTSAFSPRYYPANIIDYANTRGADKIIYGGYFPMGLSLDRIMTELAQVPLKAEVWPKFLRENAARVLGLGDTDRKTP
- a CDS encoding acyl-CoA dehydrogenase family protein, with the protein product MPNPAAPVSDRPAEGRSEFQARVHEWFAANAPRKGSPEDFSAVHIVSAATAEEYRAQEQHAISVTRAWQRRLFDAGLAGRSWRPEYGGHGAPDWQDEVVIEEQARWGVSTKMFAVGLEMVPAVLFGHGTHEQRATFLPPILRGEHSWCQLLSEPGAGSDLANVQTRATPVDGGGWSVTGQKVWTSNAGCSEYALLIARTGSREEGRAGLSCFLLDMAQPGVDIRPLRQMSGAYHFNEVFLDDAHVPENGLIGAPGEGWAVLRTMLASERAAIGGGTSARSATQLVGLARTLGCDGDPVVRDLLAQAAIRERTLDLLRARIAAGHAVAAAGPTTKLLYSEHARLSADAATTILGMAATVVDDEVSAPWIERLLFAPGLRLGGGTDEIQRNAIAERGLGLPR
- a CDS encoding TetR/AcrR family transcriptional regulator, which produces MADDVKSVAKRGARRGEQARATRRRIVEAGLDLFLRQGYAATRLDEIAAQAGVAVQTVYFHFGNKRTVLKEGVDILAAGDDEPAAVLERPWLERMREEPDARRALAIWIANSRAIFIRIAPIMRIVRDAAGTDPDMADQWEANQRQRLTAMRVLAEQLAAKQGLREGLTVDEATDIFFALNSVEVFHLLADCGWTPDRWEHWIVDTLTATVLR
- a CDS encoding VOC family protein; the protein is MGTDVGQLRGFHHVKLPVADIARSRAWYQRVLGFEVALEFVEDGVLMGLALRDPSGTVELAIRADATRAAALAGFDPIALGVPDGACLRTWEQRLDDLGEPHGGVVTGRSGSVLIGLHDPDGIEIRLYTEHNHEAGNPR